A single region of the Salvia splendens isolate huo1 chromosome 18, SspV2, whole genome shotgun sequence genome encodes:
- the LOC121776035 gene encoding mediator of RNA polymerase II transcription subunit 15a-like isoform X3 has product MDGNNWRTAQGQVQMPGQVIGVEAVTSGGMEGGDWRTQLQQDSRQRIVNKIMETLKRHLPFSGQEGLQELKKIAVRFEEKIYTAATSQSDYLRKISLKMLTMETKSQNPMANSLQPNAASNSKNPQDPVAQSMQSQMQNQVQQLPIPMVSNQSRQQILSQNIQNNIPSTGVSNSAGLTPSMHPVGGMSQGTMPNVSVQNPNMQNMSNVSVQNPNMQNMSNVTPNAVVNSMGQGVPANMYANSQRQIPGRQQQVVSQDAQQQSQNSQQYLYNQQLQQQFLKQKYGQGGVQQSMIQSQMQLQQQQQNQNQLQPNQLMSSQPAVMQSSLRQASASSTLQNQQTTLQQSTQSMLQQQPQPIPRQQQQQQPAVMHQQQSSMSQHPMVSSQPQLSAQQPSTANIQQNQMIAQQNNMLDTQHQHQQQQQQRIMAQQNNISNMQQHQSINQQNNLPNMHQQQSTGQQNNLPNMHQQQTGGQTNISGFQQQQMGGIQHGNSSLQSNQQSVHMLQQSKVAVQQQMQQNMTNMLPNQTQQSQSQPMQQQLMSQIQSQPGQLQQQMGLQQQSNTLPRDMQQRIQSSGPMLQQQTTIDQQKQLLQSSRVMPEVPLTSLDSSSQTGNATGGDWQEEIYQKIKSMHEMYYPELNEMYQRMAAKLQQHDSHPQQPKNEQLEKLRFLKLMLERLIMFLRTNKNDIQPSHKEKIVGVEKQIVNILNSNRPRKHVPAMQGQLTQPHMPALQQPQQQQPQMLSNDGQMNSQMQTMNIQGTVMPTQQNNFTSLQHNTLSSSSGVSNSRQSILDGLQPSSNTDPGQGNSLNQMQQQGAMNPIQQNSVGGSQQMASSISSQNGLTSLQSNVSLQSNSNILQPQQIKQEQPIFSTQQLKHYQQRQMQQQYLQRQQLIQQQQQQTSQQQSGQLPGQQMMQLNQMNDTNDIKMRHQMGAKSGVLQQPNSSGQRTSFHHQQMKSGTPFSMSSQNALQAASPPIGHHSSPQIDQQNILTSHNKAGTPLQSANSPFVAPSPSTSMAPSPMPGDSEKMNSGMSSISNAVNGMHHPTTTVSMPNQSLAIGTPGISASPLLAEFHSPDVTHGVVPTIVSGNSNVVEQPVERLIKVVKSISPKALSASVSDISSVVSMVDRIAGSAPGNGSRAAVGEDLVAMTKCRLQARNFFTQDGPSGTKKMRRYTSAMPCNVVSSSGSVNDSIRYLNGNESDGESTGASKAKSPKIEANHALEEELRDINQRLIDTVVYISEDDVDPTAVAAASEGGEGTIVKCSFSAVALSPNLKSQYASAQMSPIQPLRLLVPNNYPNCSPILLDKFPAEISKEYEDLSIKAKSRFSISLRSLAQPMSLEEIARTWDNCARAVISEYAQQSGGGTFSSKYGTWENCLSAA; this is encoded by the exons ATGGACGGCAACAATTGGCGGACAGCGCAAGGGCAAGTTCAGATGCCCGGTCAGGTAATCGGCGTCGAAGCAGTGACCTCCGGCGGTATGGAAGGCGGCGATTGGAGGACTCAGCTGCAGCAGGACTCCAGACAGAGGATTGTAAACAAGAT AATGGAGACATTGAAAAGGCATCTTCCTTTCTCTGGACAAGAGGGACTGCAGGAACTCAAGAAAATAGCCGTCAGATTTGAGGAAAAAATATATACTGCGGCAACTAGCCAG TCAGattatttaagaaaaatatcTCTGAAAATGTTGACAATGGAGACGAAATCTCAGAATCCTATGGCGAATTCTCTTCAGCCTAATGCTGCAAGTAATAGCAAAAATCCCCAAGATCCTG TTGCGCAAAGCATGCAGTCCCAAATGCAAAATCAGGTTCAGCAATTACCAATCCCAATGGTCTCCAATCAATCTCGGCAACAGATTTTATCCCAAAATATCCAGAATAACATCCCATCAACTGGAGTGTCGAACTCTGCTGGTTTGACTCCCTCAATGCACCCTGTTGGTGGCATGTCCCAGGGTACCATGCCCAATGTTTCTGTTCAGAATCCTAACATGCAAAACATGTCTAATGTTTCTGTCCAGAATCCTAACATGCAAAACATGTCTAATGTAACTCCCAATGCGGTAGTGAATTCAATGGGGCAAGGTGTGCCTGCTAATATGTATGCAAACTCTCAGAGACAAATTCCAGGTAGGCAGCAGCAGGTCGTTTCTCAGGATGCTCAACAGCAGTCTCAGAATTCACAGCAATATCTTTACAATCAGCAGCTACAACAACAATTTTTGAAGCAAAAATATGGGCAGGGAGGTGTGCAGCAGTCTATGATTCAATCTCAGATGCAGCTACAGCAGCAAcagcagaaccaaaaccaaTTGCAGCCGAATCAGCTCATGTCCTCTCAGCCGGCAGTTATGCAATCTTCTTTGAGGCAAGCATCAGCTTCGTCAACACTTCAAAATCAACAGACAACTCTTCAGCAATCAACTCAATCTATGCTTCAACAGCAACCACAACCAATCCCCAGGCAACAGCAGCAACAACAACCTGCCGTCATGCATCAGCAGCAAAGTTCTATGTCTCAGCACCCAATGGTGTCCAGTCAGCCGCAGCTTAGTGCGCAGCAGCCAAGTACTGCAAACATACAACAAAATCAGATGATTGCCCAACAGAATAACATGCTCGACACACAGCATCAACATCAGCAACAGCAGCAGCAAAGGATCATGGCTCAGCAGAACAACATCTCCAACATGCAGCAGCATCAGTCAATCAATCAACAAAATAACCTTCCAAACATGCATCAACAGCAGTCAACTGGTCAGCAGAATAACCTCCCAAATATGCATCAGCAACAAACAGGTGGTCAAACAAATATTTCGGGTTTCCAACAGCAGCAAATGGGTGGAATTCAACATGGTAATTCCAGCTTACAATCAAATCAGCAATCTGTTCATATGCTACAGCAATCCAAGGTTGCAGTTCAGCAGCAAATGCAGCAGAATATGACAAACATGTTGCCTAACCAAACTCAACAATCCCAGTCACAGCCAATGCAGCAGCAGTTGATGTCACAGATCCAATCACAGCCAGGGCAGCTGCAACAACAAATGGGTTTGCAACAACAGTCAAATACATTACCAAGAGACATGCAACAAAGAATTCAATCATCTGGTCCCATGCTTCAACAGCAAACCACAATCGATCAGCAGAAACAGTTGTTGCAATCTTCAAGAGTTATGCCAGAGGTGCCATTGA CATCTTTAGATTCCTCCTCACAGACTGGGAATGCAACTGGAGGGGATTGGCAAGAGGAAATTTATCAAAAG ATTAAATCCATGCATGAGATGTATTACCCTGAACTGAATGAGATGTACCAGCGAATGGCTGCCAAGCTGCAACAG CATGATTCTCATCCTCAACAGCCAAAGAACGAGCAACTTGAAAAACTAAGATTTCTTAAGCTTATGTTGGAACGGCTAATTATGTTTCTGCGGACAAATAAGAATGACATTCAGCCCAGTCACAAGGAGAAGATTGTGGGAGTTGAAAAGCAGATTGTGAATATTCTCAACTCAAATAGACCTAGAAAGCATGTTCCTGCAATGCAAGGGCAGCTCACCCAGCCTCACATGCCTGCCTTGCAACAGCCGCAGCAACAACAGCCTCAAATGCTCTCGAATGATGGTCAAATGAATTCTCAGATGCAAACAATGAATATACAGGGTACTGTAATGCCCACACAGCAGAATAATTTTACCAGTTTGCAGCATAATACCTTATCCTCCAGCTCCGGTGTTTCGAATTCTCGTCAGAGTATACTGGATGGACTGCAGCCTAGTTCAAATACTGATCCTGGGCAGGGAAATTCACTTAACCAAATGCAGCAGCAAGGAGCTATGAACCCTATACAACAAAATTCGGTGGGTGGCTCTCAGCAGATGGCTAGCTCTATATCTTCACAAAATGGGCTGACATCGCTCCAGTCAAATGTTTCCTTGCAATCAAATTCAAATATTCTTCAACCACAGCAAATAAAACAGGAGCAGCCAATATTTTCGACCCAGCAACTAAAGCATTACCAGCAAAGGCAGATGCAGCAACAATATTTGCAAAGACAACAATTAatccagcagcagcagcagcaaacTTCTCAGCAGCAATCGGGACAGCTGCCTGGACAGCAAATGATGCAACTTAATCAAATGAATGACACAAATGATATAAAGATGAGACACCAGATGGGTGCAAAATCTGGAGTTCTTCAACAGCCTAACTCTTCTGGCCAACGAACTTCATTTCATCACCAACAAATGAAGTCTGGAACGCCTTTCTCCATGTCTTCACAGAATGCTCTTCAGGCAGCATCCCCACCGATTGGTCATCATTCTTCTCCACAAATTGACCAGCAAAATATTCTGACTTCACATAACAAGGCTGGAACTCCCTTGCAATCTGCAAACTCACCATTTGTTGCCCCATCTCCTTCAACTTCCATGGCTCCATCACCAATGCCAGGGGACTCAGAGAAAATGAATTCTGGTATGTCATCAATCTCAAATGCTGTAAATGGCATGCATCATCCAACCACTACAGTGTCAATGCCAAACCAGTCCCTTGCTATCGGAACTCCAGGGATATCAGCGTCGCCTTTACTTGCAGAATTCCACAGTCCTGATGTGACTCATGGTGTTGTGCCAACCATTGTTTCTGGAAATTCTAATGTAGTTGAACAGCCAGTTGAACGGCTAATAAAAGTG GTGAAGTCCATCTCTCCGAAAGCTTTAAGTGCCTCTGTTAGTGACATTAGCTCTGTAGTCAGTATGGTCGACAGAATTGCGGGATCTGCTCCGGGTAATGGATCACGTGCTGCTGTAGGTGAAGATTTGGTTGCTATGACTAAATGCCGCTTGCAGGCCAGAAATTTCTTCACTCAAGATGGACCTAGTGGTACCAAGAAAATGAGACGTTATACTAGTGCAATGCCATGTAATGTTGTTTCATCTAGTGGGAGTGTCAATGATAGCATCAGGTATTTAAATGGTAATGAATCTGATGGAGAATCCACTGGAGCATCGAAAGCCAAAAGCCCTAAAATTGAG GCTAACCATGCACTTGAAGAAGAGTTGCGAGACATAAATCAAAGACTTATAGACACTGTCGTCTATATCAGTGAAGATGATGTTGATCCAACAGCAGTTGCTGCTGCTTCTGAGGGTGGAGAAGGAACTATTGTGAAGTGCTCTTTCAGCGCTGTGGCTCTTAGCCCAAATCTGAAGTCACAATATGCTTCTGCCCAAATG TCTCCAATTCAACCTCTAAGATTGCTGGTTCCAAACAATTATCCAAATTGCTCTCCTATACTTCTGGACAAGTTTCCAGCTGAAATCAG TAAGGAATATGAAGATCTCTCCATAAAGGCCAAATCAAGATTTAGCATTTCTCTGCGCAGTCTTGCACAGCCAATGTCACTTGAGGAGATAGCCAGAACTTGGGATAATTGTGCTCGCGCTGTTATTTCTGAATACGCCCAGCAAAGTGGCGGTGGGACCTTCAGCTCAAAATACGGAACATGGGAGAACTGCCTCAGTGCAGCCTGA